Part of the Panicum virgatum strain AP13 chromosome 4N, P.virgatum_v5, whole genome shotgun sequence genome is shown below.
caaaccatgggactatcagacaactgagtggtacagtccagcctagacaccatgtctacgcctttccctactaaccttagccctggccaagactacccttttctatccggggtcttaagctaagatcaaatgctactcgctagcatacacatcaattattataaggcagagatgataacttgcgatctaaactctaattccaaataaacaaacaaagaaagactcgaacacttacaaccgaataagcatccgtcgaggtacaagcggagaaaagtgccgacagacccggcacttcccctgactcctcctcactctccttctcttcttctacaccACCGAGTCTACCTAAGAATCTCGGATGAAGGCCTCAaactccaagggagaaaggtgagttgagagggtgtgatgtgtgtgtgttcattcctctaccccccctttgtatttataggagggagccacggggtgagctgCAGCCGAGCCTCATCAAACCGCCATCAGCAGCCAATGGGAGACCTCCATGTGGAACCcgaaggtggtggggcccacttgtaGGTCTGCCGGCCTGCTTGGTCGGCCGAACccccagtgggcccaccgaccttgcaCTTTGGTCTGTGGGTCacttcctgggcccacttgtcaatggcaCGGGGATTAGCTTCTGTTGTTTTGGTTtattgctctggtgggcccttttTATCCATGTTTTGACACGTGTCGCGTCCTAATTTGCTGGAACGTTATGTCTTGGATCAAACCTCACCATTATGCTGCAaaaattagctcaaaatcacctgcacacattctagaacatcatctctggaatttgttagtaaataaatctatgctagcatttattccacactttggttcctttttgtgcaggagttgacggtcaaaattggtcgttagtgaccgtcaacaagatcccccacacttggccctttgctcatcccgagtAGAGGTCAGGACTAAGGTGAGGCGGTAGCTTCCTGATTGaatatcctgcacaaaagttatttcataccttgctcttgcttgtgaacttgaatgtgtctatcatgatatcttgagttgttgaagaacggaatgatcttggcttcaagtgtcatcctgtcatgttgctagacttggggatttttgaaagaatttttttaataaaagattgttcatggtcttactctccTCCATGGGTCTCTCAGAGTCGCTCGTAGCCTCTTACCAGcatttatccttattttacctcaccggctctgatggtatatgtggagtttcgatggatgaggtagaaTGTCATCTGCTTGGCTCAAATctgttgcaagatcaaagattggatccacaGGTTTATACTCGTATTTACGACTGATCAGGttagtgcacagataaatacatgctccttttcatgtctggttttatttgctgggtcatgcttctttggcatgccatcttttctctctctcttttttttgggtcatgcttctttggcatgccatcttttcatctctctctctatttttttttctttttttgaataaCATTGTCAGACAGTATTTAAGGAGCACGAGATTCATCTGAACATAAAACCTtaaatcaagtgcgtaaacggagcagaaccatgatgggtcacaaaatttgatcaagctcaatcatgtagccaagagacatagcatgtgatttttttttcaagtggatcgtatcatatggctctggtagcatggtggataaagagataagaccaagaacttagtttttgtttttataaataaaaaaatcctaGACTGGTCAACATGAAAGAGACGAATAACTTTAACCCAGATAtatcacgttagtcaacaactaagcatcatgggtcctataaaatatggttcacaaacttaagcgcagcatgaaaaatatttatgcaaggcatctatcaagagctcttattagcaaatttcttaaacatgttcaagaatttgaaaagatatgctcatgtttagaaacgctaaagggaggaaacaagtgtGGTAGTGCAAAATCATGAGTCAGAGCGAGAGGTGCACGTGACGTGTGAATGTGATTGTGGATGTGTAGCGTCATGGGATCTccccccccacacttgttttcgacctgctcttcgatcatagacaaaacaaaccaaatatgaaagataatggggctctgccggcattaacaccggggagccaaagttcacaaatctagatgaaataaagaCCGGGGTGCGACTAGACTGACCTAAACCTAAACAACTCGACTAAGACTAGTGCCcaactaaacctatgataacgaCCTTTCTTAGGAAGTGACTCCTAATAGAGGTCCTTGTGACCCGTAGCCTCAAACAAGCGCTTCATCTTAGCGCTCAACCCTCTCCGCAGAAGACGTAAGTCATCCCGAAGCTCTTCCACCTCGATCTTCCTCTCTGCAAGCTGGTCCTCGAGACGCCTATTCTCCAAGCATAGCTGCTGGACCATCGCGGTGAGGTCGGCGATGGTGGGTCCCTCTGAAGTCATGTCGTCCTTGAGCTTTGCAGGCAACGACTGAGATCTGGCCTTCTTCGGCGAAGGACTAGCGGCAGTGCTCCTCCTCTGAGCGTCTGAAGTCCGTGTTGTGGTTGCCCCTATGCAGCATCTGGAGCGCTCTTCTGTGGCACAGGAGCAACCCGTGCAGTCTGAGGTGGCACTGGTGATCTTGTTGCcactccatctttgaagagctGCTGTACTATCGGCCTTGATGAGGCCGGAGCTTCTTTGGACGGCCTTCCATAGGGACTGTGCACTCGTGCCCTGGATCTCGCAATCTTGAGAGGCAAAGGGGAACGTGCAGCGGAGCGGGGGCGCTAGATGTCACgccccctggtcggccgaccaggcaggtcggccgaccggagGGTGGCGCCCACCGGTCCTCCGCTGTTCCCCTTGGTCGGGACCATGGCCAGGGGCTGCACAAAGGTCGCCACGTCTTCCATTGTTGCTTCAGTTGCAGGAGTTAGGGTGTTGATTGCTGGAAGAGTCGCTGGAGGAGTCATGGCCGGTGTGGTGGCTATAGTtttggattctcctttgccGGCCATGGGTTGATAATGGTGGAATGCTGTTGGAATCAATGGGGATTTTGGGGAAAAGATGGAAACAAGGTGTGGAGTTTAGGGTTTCTGAAGAGAAGAAGGGTACAAGACTCCTTTTCTTGTCGCGAAACACTGTCATGCCTCAGGTAATTGGACTCTAGGTGGGTCACGGAGGCCGTGCCCCGAAGCTGGGCCTCACTAGGGCTGGCCCAGATTTGGCCGACCTAGGCTGGGCCCTAGTGGGCCCCAGCTTGCGCGGGTCAACTGGTGGGGTTGTATGTTTGAGAGGTAGGATGGAcccacctgcccttttggcctatatggctctttttgAATATAAGTACGGGATCGACTAAGTCAATCATGTCTATCTcctcatcaagagctttattatggtctaggaaaagtttgagtcgttgaccgtttaccttataggcgttaccattgtcatcttgtatcgtgatggctccatgtggtgatgtgtcgatgatgtgatacggtccttgccatttgcttcgtagtttcccatgaccaaataacttgaccctggaattaaagagcaataccttgtctccgggattgaagttcttaagcttcaatcgcttatcatgccatctcttggtttgTTTTTTGTAAAtcgaggcactatgataagctttgtcTCTCCATTCTTCCAATTCCGAGATTTGATGCTTCCAGTATTCTCcggctattttaagatccatATTCCACTTCCGGAGAGCCCAATGCGCTCTGTGCTCCAGCTGTATgggtaagtggcaagttttcccgtagacaagctgatagggtgacattccaatgggtgtcttatatgctgtacggtatgcccacagtgcatccggtaatttcagcttccatcccctccccatctcattcacggtattctgcagaatattcttgatttgcttgttagatatttctgcttgaccgctggtctgagggtgatacggagtcgcgatgttgtgccttgtccctagttccttgagaaagctccggaaggctgagtcaatgaagtgtgaccctccgtcactgattaccatccgtggtgtgccaaaccttggaaagataatctcatggaacatcttacggtcatgctttgcatctgcggctctgcatggcatggcttcgacccatttggagacgtaatctACGGCGACTAGaatatactcgcatccttgggatcttacaaaaggtcccatgtaatcaataccccagacatcaaaaagtttgacttgaagattgtagttcaggggcattgaatcacgagctgtgatccctccatgcctctggcagtttggacatctgcggatgaagttctttgtatcttcatacatagatggccaatcGAAACCGctctgccagattttcgcttgagtgcgaaatacaccatagtgacctccatatggtgctgcctgtcatttctctatgatcttttgtccttctgTCGTAGGTACACAATGTCTaagtaacccatctgcacagactcggtacagatatggtgcatcccataggtggcgtctgctctcttgcactaacttctttttgctttcccctggggtatataccccgaaaccatgaagttcacaatattcgcataccagggatgcgaagctgttactttgagaagcatatcatcccgtaggaagtcatttatcagcgggtcttgggtattcgtattggtcatgcgtgataaatgatccgccactgaattctctactcctttcttatctttattttccaaatcaaactcttggagtagaagaatccatctgatcaacctcagtttagcatcctttttagtgaagaggtacttgagtgcggcaaggtctgtatagacgatgaccttggtacccactaaataggatctaaacttgtcgatagtgaagacaactgctaggagctctttttatgttgtggcataattgagctgagctccagtgAGTGTCTTTCTTGCGTACacgatcgcgtgatgcttcttatccttggtttgaccaagtacggcccccaccgcgtaatcactagcatcacacatgatctcgaatggaagcttccaatctgggggttgattgattggagctgagatgagtgcctttttgagcgtgtcaaaggctttatgacactcatctgtgaattggaaaggagcatccttggctaggagacttgtgaggggtATGGCAATCTGGGAGAAGTTTGCGATCAACCTTCGATTGATGGGAGGCAgaagttgttcaatgacttcaatcttcgccttatccgcctctatccctctttcggacac
Proteins encoded:
- the LOC120668843 gene encoding uncharacterized protein LOC120668843, which translates into the protein NIATPYHPQTSGQAEISNKQIKNILQNTVNEMGRGWKLKLPDALWAYRTAYKTPIGMSPYQLVYGKTCHLPIQLEHRAHWALRKWNMDLKIAGEYWKHQISELEEWRDKAYHSASIYKKQTKRWHDKRLKLKNFNPGDKVLLFNSRVKLFGHGKLRSKWQGPYHIIDTSPHGAITIQDDNGNAYKVNGQR